The proteins below are encoded in one region of Apteryx mantelli isolate bAptMan1 chromosome 25, bAptMan1.hap1, whole genome shotgun sequence:
- the AVPR1B gene encoding vasopressin V1b receptor, with translation MEPGWGRNGSHRGRPAHSQGLLSPPTRAGDPNLTLFRTRDEELAKAEVGVLATILAVATVGNLGVLLAMYRLRKKMSRMHLFILHLGLTDLGVALFQVLPQMIWEVTYRFAGPDPLCRAVKYLQVLSMFASTYMLIAMTLDRYVAVCHPLRTLQQPSRQAYAMIGATWLLSCLLSLPQLFIFSLREVRRGSGVLDCWADFRYPWGARAYVTWTALCIFVLPVSILAVCYGLICYEICKNLKGKTQSGGAPGAGGPAAPATPAAPAERGGRRAGGQPSRVSSVRTISRAKIRTVKMTLVIVVAYVACWAPFFSMQLWSVWDEDAPDDESSNAAFTITMLLASLSSCCNPWIYMCFSGHPLQDLARALRRWGGLGAGLRRPASTGSLCSRKTTLLSHGHHPATVVPAAATAAAAVPLHRRGNTGEPRAPDEDAVTESGTL, from the exons ATggagccgggctggggcaggaacGGCTCCCACCGCGGCCGTCCCGCGCACAGCCAAGGGCTGCTGAGCCCCCCGACCCGGGCGGGGGACCCCAACCTGACCCTCTTCCGCACGCGCGACGAGGAGCTGGCCAAGGCCGAGGTCGGGGTGCTGGCCACCATCCTGGCGGTGGCCACCGTGGGCAACCTGGGGGTGCTGCTGGCCATGTACCGCCTGAGGAAGAAGATGAGCCGGATGCACCTCTTCATCCTGCACCTGGGGCTGACCGACCTGGGCGTCGCGCTCTTCCAGGTGCTGCCGCAGATGATCTGGGAGGTGACGTACCGCTTCGCGGGGCCCGACCCTCTCTGCCGGGCGGTCAAGTACCTGCAGGTGCTGAGCATGTTCGCCTCCACCTACATGCTCATCGCGATGACGCTGGACCGCTACGTGGCCGTGTGCCACCCGCTGCGCACGCTGCAGCAGCCCAGCCGCCAGGCCTACGCCATGATCGGGGCCACGTGGCTCCTCAGCTGCCTGCTCAGCCTGCCGCAGCTCTTCATCTTCTCCCTGCGCGAGGTGCGCCGGGGCTCGGGGGTGCTGGACTGCTGGGCGGACTTCAGGTACCCCTGGGGCGCCCGAGCCTACGTCACCTGGACCGCGCTGTGCATCTTCGTCCTGCCCGTCAGCATCCTCGCCGTCTGCTACGGCCTCATCTGCTACGAGATCTGCAAGAACCTCAAGGGCAAGACCCAGAGCGGCGgtgcccccggcgcggggggtcccgccgccccggccaccccggccgcccccgccgagAGGGGCGGGCGACGCGCCGGCGGGCAGCCCTCGCGGGTCAGCAGCGTCCGCACCATCTCCCGCGCCAAGATCCGCACGGTGAAGATGACCTTGGTCATCGTGGTGGCCTACGTGGCCTGCTGGGCGCCGTTTTTCAGCATGCAGCTGTGGTCGGTGTGGGACGAGGACGCCCCTGACGACG AGTCCTCCAACGCGGCCTTCACCATCACCATGCTGCTGGCCAgcctcagcagctgctgcaacCCCTGGATCTACATGTGCTTCAGCGGGCACCCGCTGCAGGACCTGGCGCGCGCCCTGCGCCGCTGGGGCGGCctcggcgccgggctccggcggccGGCCTCCACcggcagcctctgcagcaggaaaaccaCCCTGCTGAGCCACGGCCACCACCCCGCCACCgtcgtccccgccgccgccaccgccgccgccgccgtccccctgCACCGGCGGGGCAACACCGGGGAGCCGCGCGCGCCCGACGAGGACGCGGTGACCGAGTCGGGCACGCTCTAG
- the FAM72A gene encoding protein FAM72A, with the protein MSASGCTFEDRSVAVLCCRFCQQVLSSRGMKAVLLADTDVDLYSTDIPPSGTVDFIGSCYFTEICKCKLKNIACLKCGNIVGYHVISPCKPCLLSCNNGHFWMFHSQAVLGINRLDSSGVNVLLWGNLPDLEESTDEDTSCISEEEYIR; encoded by the exons atGTCGGCCAGCGGCTGCACCTTCGAGGACAGGAGcgtggctgtgctgtgctgccgCTTCTGCCAGCAGGTGCTGAGCTCGCGGGGCATGAAGGCCGTGCTGCTGGCGGACACCGACGTCGACCTCTACTCCACCGACATCCCTCCCTCGGG TACTGTTGACTTTATTGGAAGCTGCTATTTCACTGAAATCTGCAAATGCAAACTGAAGAACATAGCATGTTTAAAATG TGGTAACATTGTAGGTTATCATGTGATTTCTCCATGCAAACCTTGCCTGCTGTCCTGTAATAATGGCCACTTCTGGATGTTCCATAGCCAAGCAGTCCTTGGCATCAACAGACTAGATTCTTCTG GTGTGAATGTATTGCTCTGGGGCAACTTGCCAGATTTGGAGGAAAGCACAGATGAAGATACATCATGCATCTCTGAGGAGGAATATATCAGATAA